In a single window of the uncultured Pseudodesulfovibrio sp. genome:
- the lptD gene encoding LPS assembly protein LptD, translating to MKRKLSRISLAVGAFLVLSLCLPWTIIGKSPDHNKVRKYVPDAPVQALDQDEWTFSADRVVGDHTSEYVEAFGNVSLSLGEDQLRADFARYYQATGWVFLKGHIRAHWGGDFLQADEGEFDLNNMTGWLKNGKLFMAKPHVYVEAERVGKSVGDSYTFKNAKVTSCSGQTPAWSVTSEEGDISLDGRIQLYRSAFRIKDVPVFYWPYMVLPGRTPRQSGFLMPYVASSDKLGLQVNLPYYWVINDEMDATFYQNYMSRRGYMQGVEFRHTEDASSRGLWQADFLNDNIRASNESDEWKDYRDDGLTRKNRDRWWVRGKYDGWLGSPQWKIKVDLDLVSDQNYLRDFTDGPNGYDKTREEFLDVFGRDIENKDSLHRLNKLYVSRSWDRFGVTGLTQYDQNLAYRNGNNPNSENPTIQILPELNAYAWQQSLIGGLEGSLDTKYDYFHREYGDSGHRAIISPELKYPMKSRYLTVIPSVSMQETAYSLTSREDVGDMTIVGTGGRDETIDTSKIKDGFQTRTTWTGGFTAFSEMTRTFDLAGAPKADPSLAGTSRWTKLKNSIIPRLAYTYTNRPTNQEKLPYFDSDDRVDGRNAVTYSLTSVLDRRRDSVVLSPGSDGEPAAQVARDYLDFLLFRVEQSYDIREAQRTDERDIYERRPFSDIMTELKIKPTNYVDILSRYWFSPYKGDMTQTENSIRFYKDGLGEITVGYDFLQSLDEYKRTRDDNLSVLKLGGKWDINEAVTLGAMFRHDFISERDLERTITLDWAAECYTLHFTYSQRPNDNRFAVGFDLLNF from the coding sequence AAACGCAAGCTTTCGCGCATATCGCTGGCCGTCGGGGCATTCCTTGTCCTGTCGTTGTGCCTGCCGTGGACGATCATCGGCAAGTCTCCGGACCATAACAAGGTCCGGAAGTACGTGCCGGATGCGCCCGTGCAGGCGCTCGATCAGGACGAGTGGACATTTTCGGCCGACAGAGTGGTGGGCGACCACACCAGCGAGTACGTGGAGGCCTTCGGCAACGTCTCCCTGAGCCTTGGCGAGGATCAGCTGCGCGCCGACTTTGCGCGCTACTACCAGGCCACGGGCTGGGTCTTTCTCAAAGGGCACATCCGGGCCCACTGGGGCGGCGATTTCCTGCAGGCGGATGAGGGCGAGTTCGACCTGAACAACATGACCGGCTGGCTCAAGAACGGCAAGTTGTTCATGGCCAAGCCGCACGTCTACGTGGAGGCCGAACGCGTGGGCAAGTCCGTGGGCGACTCCTACACCTTCAAGAACGCCAAGGTGACCTCCTGTTCCGGGCAAACACCGGCCTGGTCCGTGACCAGCGAGGAGGGCGACATCAGCCTGGACGGTCGTATCCAGCTCTACCGCTCGGCCTTCCGGATCAAGGACGTCCCCGTCTTCTACTGGCCGTACATGGTCCTGCCCGGCCGCACCCCCCGCCAGAGCGGCTTCCTGATGCCCTACGTGGCCAGCTCCGACAAGCTCGGCCTGCAGGTCAACCTGCCTTACTACTGGGTCATCAACGACGAGATGGATGCCACCTTCTACCAAAACTACATGAGCCGGCGCGGTTACATGCAGGGGGTTGAGTTCCGGCACACCGAGGACGCCTCGTCCCGAGGTTTGTGGCAGGCGGATTTTCTCAACGACAACATCCGGGCGTCCAACGAGTCCGACGAGTGGAAGGACTACCGAGACGACGGGTTGACCCGAAAGAATCGGGATCGCTGGTGGGTGCGCGGCAAGTATGACGGCTGGCTGGGCAGCCCCCAGTGGAAGATCAAGGTCGATCTCGATCTGGTCTCGGACCAGAACTACCTGCGCGACTTCACGGATGGCCCCAACGGGTACGACAAGACCCGTGAGGAGTTCCTGGACGTGTTCGGCCGCGATATTGAGAACAAGGACTCCCTGCACCGTTTGAACAAGCTGTACGTCAGCCGCAGCTGGGACCGCTTCGGCGTGACCGGCCTGACCCAGTACGACCAGAACCTGGCCTATAGAAACGGCAACAATCCGAACAGCGAGAATCCGACCATTCAGATTCTCCCCGAGTTGAACGCCTATGCCTGGCAGCAGTCCCTGATCGGCGGGTTGGAAGGCTCTCTGGACACCAAGTACGATTATTTCCATCGCGAGTACGGCGACTCGGGTCACCGCGCGATCATCTCGCCCGAACTCAAGTATCCGATGAAAAGCCGCTATCTGACGGTCATCCCCTCGGTCTCCATGCAGGAAACCGCGTACTCCCTGACCAGTCGGGAGGATGTCGGGGATATGACGATCGTCGGCACGGGTGGGCGCGACGAGACCATCGACACCTCCAAGATCAAAGACGGCTTCCAGACCCGGACCACCTGGACCGGCGGATTCACGGCCTTTTCGGAAATGACCCGGACCTTCGATCTGGCCGGTGCGCCCAAGGCGGACCCGAGCCTGGCCGGGACCTCCCGCTGGACCAAGCTGAAGAACTCGATCATTCCCCGACTGGCCTACACCTATACCAACCGGCCGACAAACCAGGAAAAGCTCCCCTATTTCGATTCGGATGACCGGGTGGACGGCCGCAATGCGGTGACCTACTCCCTGACCAGCGTGCTGGATCGCCGCCGCGACAGCGTGGTCCTGTCGCCCGGCTCGGATGGCGAACCCGCGGCTCAGGTGGCGCGCGACTATCTCGACTTCCTGCTCTTTCGGGTGGAACAGTCCTACGACATCCGCGAGGCCCAGCGCACGGACGAGCGGGACATCTACGAGCGCAGGCCGTTCTCCGACATCATGACCGAGTTGAAGATCAAGCCCACCAATTACGTGGACATCCTCTCCCGCTACTGGTTCTCTCCGTACAAGGGCGACATGACCCAGACGGAGAACTCCATCCGCTTCTACAAGGACGGCCTGGGCGAGATCACGGTGGGGTACGACTTCCTGCAGAGTCTGGACGAGTACAAACGTACCCGCGACGACAACCTGTCCGTGCTCAAGCTCGGGGGCAAATGG